The Celeribacter marinus genome window below encodes:
- a CDS encoding DUF1127 domain-containing protein, with translation MARILETDMAYATQILTSHDTFAARVERAIDGLRHWRAQRAEFTKIYNELASMTDRDLADIGISHGQIREIAEQAAAAV, from the coding sequence ATGGCCCGCATACTGGAGACCGATATGGCCTATGCAACACAAATCCTGACTTCCCATGACACTTTTGCTGCTCGTGTAGAGCGCGCAATCGACGGCCTGCGCCACTGGCGCGCCCAACGTGCCGAGTTCACAAAAATTTACAATGAACTCGCCTCAATGACAGACCGCGACCTCGCAGACATCGGTATTTCGCACGGTCAAATCCGTGAAATCGCTGAGCAAGCCGCCGCAGCCGTCTAA
- the ndk gene encoding nucleoside-diphosphate kinase — translation MAIQRTFSIIKPDATKRNLTGAIAAKFEEAGLRIVASKRIQLTLAQAQEFYGVHSERPFFGELCEFMISEPIVVQVLEGENAIAKNREVMGATNPADAADGTIRKEFALSIGENSVHGSDAPETAAAEIAYFFSGLELVG, via the coding sequence ATGGCTATTCAGCGCACATTCTCCATCATCAAACCAGACGCCACAAAACGCAACCTGACAGGCGCAATTGCCGCCAAGTTCGAAGAGGCCGGCCTGCGCATCGTTGCAAGCAAGCGTATTCAATTGACACTTGCACAAGCCCAAGAATTCTACGGCGTCCACTCCGAGCGCCCCTTCTTTGGCGAATTGTGTGAGTTCATGATCTCCGAGCCAATCGTTGTTCAGGTTCTCGAAGGCGAAAACGCAATCGCTAAAAACCGCGAAGTCATGGGTGCAACAAACCCAGCAGACGCGGCAGACGGCACAATCCGCAAAGAGTTCGCACTCTCCATCGGTGAAAACTCCGTACACGGTTCCGACGCCCCTGAAACGGCCGCTGCAGAAATCGCATACTTCTTCTCCGGTCTCGAACTGGTTGGCTAA
- the choV gene encoding choline ABC transporter ATP-binding protein — protein MSVAVKIENVSIVFGDAPASALPLMDEGLDRTTVQEKSGQVLGVHDCSLDVHEGEILVLMGLSGSGKSTLLRAVNGLNPVVRGAVHVREGDTLVNVTDASPADLRRIRRERVAMVFQQFGLLPWRSVAENVGLGLELGGMGKAQRRKVVLEQLDLVGLSDWADNKVSELSGGMQQRVGLARAFATQAPILLMDEPFSALDPLIRTKLQDELLELQERLKRTIIFVSHDLDEAFKLGNRIAMMDGGRIVQCDTPNGIAKTPVDAYVAEFVAHSNPLTFLRAGDVMTAHAGNVSVADVRHVDEQTPVLDFAAHLTATHSPVIVTRNGVAIGVVTSESLLTKLVTPHSA, from the coding sequence ATGAGTGTCGCGGTCAAAATCGAAAACGTCTCTATTGTGTTTGGTGACGCGCCCGCCTCGGCGCTCCCGTTGATGGATGAGGGTCTTGATCGCACCACCGTGCAGGAAAAATCCGGTCAGGTTTTGGGCGTGCATGACTGTTCACTTGACGTCCACGAGGGTGAAATTCTGGTCCTGATGGGCCTGTCCGGGTCGGGGAAATCAACGCTGTTGCGTGCCGTGAACGGGCTAAATCCGGTGGTGCGCGGTGCGGTGCATGTGCGCGAGGGTGATACGCTCGTCAATGTCACGGATGCCTCACCCGCCGATTTGCGCCGTATTCGCCGCGAACGCGTGGCGATGGTGTTTCAACAATTTGGCCTGTTGCCATGGCGTAGTGTCGCGGAAAATGTCGGGCTTGGCCTTGAACTTGGCGGTATGGGCAAGGCGCAGCGGCGCAAGGTTGTCTTGGAGCAGCTTGATCTTGTTGGGCTTTCCGATTGGGCGGACAACAAGGTCAGTGAATTGTCGGGTGGCATGCAACAACGTGTCGGGCTCGCACGCGCCTTTGCGACCCAAGCCCCTATTCTACTAATGGACGAGCCGTTTTCGGCCCTCGATCCGCTGATCCGAACCAAGTTACAAGACGAGTTGTTAGAGCTGCAAGAGCGCCTGAAACGCACAATCATCTTTGTCAGTCATGATCTCGACGAGGCGTTCAAACTGGGCAATCGCATCGCCATGATGGACGGCGGGCGTATCGTGCAATGCGATACGCCAAACGGCATCGCCAAAACCCCCGTTGACGCGTATGTGGCTGAATTTGTGGCCCACTCCAACCCGCTCACCTTTTTGCGCGCAGGAGACGTGATGACGGCGCATGCGGGCAATGTAAGTGTCGCGGATGTCAGACATGTCGATGAACAAACGCCTGTTTTGGACTTCGCAGCGCATCTTACGGCAACGCACAGTCCGGTTATTGTGACGCGCAACGGCGTTGCAATCGGCGTGGTCACGTCTGAATCACTCCTGACCAAACTTGTGACACCGCACAGCGCGTGA
- the choX gene encoding choline ABC transporter substrate-binding protein, producing MKIALTTSVLALTAASAMADCSTVTFSDVGWTDITATTAVATTVLEALGYDTETRVLSVPVTYVSLEQGDVDVFLGNWMPTMEADIAPYLEKGTVDSLRANLEGAKYTLATNAAGAALGITDFAAIAAQADALDATIFGIEPGNDGNRLILDMITADAFGLKDFDVKESSEQGMLSQVARLSKKDEPIVFLGWAPHPMNANFDLTYLSGGDEWFGPNYGGATVHTNTRAGYVAQCPNVGALLQNLSFSLEMENEIMGAILNDGIEATDAAKTWLTANPSVLDAWLDGVTAADETDGLSAVKTALGL from the coding sequence ATGAAAATTGCTCTTACCACATCTGTATTAGCGCTCACAGCCGCATCTGCAATGGCTGATTGTTCCACCGTCACCTTCTCTGATGTCGGCTGGACAGATATCACGGCGACAACCGCAGTGGCCACGACAGTTCTGGAGGCCTTAGGCTACGACACCGAAACCCGCGTGCTGTCCGTGCCCGTCACATATGTGTCGTTGGAACAAGGCGATGTTGACGTCTTCTTGGGCAACTGGATGCCAACGATGGAGGCCGATATTGCCCCCTACCTCGAAAAAGGCACGGTTGATAGCTTGCGTGCCAACCTTGAGGGCGCGAAATACACGCTTGCCACCAACGCTGCGGGGGCGGCGCTTGGGATTACGGATTTCGCCGCGATTGCAGCACAGGCAGACGCGTTGGACGCAACGATTTTCGGGATCGAGCCGGGCAATGACGGGAACCGTTTGATCCTTGATATGATCACGGCCGATGCATTTGGTCTCAAAGACTTCGACGTTAAAGAAAGCTCCGAGCAAGGCATGTTGTCGCAAGTGGCCCGCCTATCGAAAAAGGACGAGCCAATTGTGTTCTTGGGATGGGCACCGCACCCGATGAACGCCAATTTCGACCTCACGTATCTATCGGGTGGCGATGAGTGGTTCGGGCCAAACTATGGCGGCGCAACCGTTCACACCAATACCCGCGCGGGCTATGTGGCGCAGTGTCCGAATGTCGGCGCGCTGCTCCAAAACCTGTCTTTCTCGCTTGAAATGGAAAACGAGATTATGGGGGCAATCCTCAATGACGGGATTGAGGCCACGGACGCCGCAAAAACATGGCTGACTGCGAACCCGTCCGTTTTGGATGCATGGCTTGACGGTGTAACAGCTGCCGACGAGACAGATGGTTTGAGCGCCGTCAAAACCGCTCTCGGGCTGTAA
- the betB gene encoding betaine-aldehyde dehydrogenase produces the protein MTLTYQPTASHFVNGRYVEDTDGARIDVIYPHTGAVIATVHAATPALIDEALASAKAAQVEWAARSGTERGRVLRYAADIMRQRNRELSHLETHDTGKPLSETLVADAASGADALEYFGGLAGTLTGEHIPLSDGDFVYTRREPLGVCVGLGAWNYPIQIASWKAAPALACGNAVVFKPSEMTPLSALKLAEILMEAGAPAGLFNVLQGAGDVGAALVTDPRVAKVSLTGSVPTGRKVYAAAADGIRHVTMELGGKSPIVVFDDAHLENAVSAAINGNFYSTGQICSNGTRVFVHDAIYDAFVARVAQRMDGAVIGDPMDEATTVGPMVSARQREIVAGYITAGREEGARLVKGGAMLDGDGFYIEPALFADVTDEMRIAREEIFGPVMSVLRFHEEAEVVARANATEFGLAAGVFTSDLTRAHRVAAAFEAGTCYINAYNLTPVEAPFGGVKASGVGRENSKAAIEHYTQIKTVYVGMNDTEAAF, from the coding sequence ATGACATTGACCTACCAACCCACCGCCAGCCATTTCGTTAATGGACGCTACGTTGAAGATACCGATGGCGCACGCATTGACGTGATCTATCCACATACGGGCGCGGTGATTGCAACGGTACATGCCGCCACACCTGCGTTGATTGACGAAGCCCTTGCGAGTGCGAAAGCGGCACAGGTGGAGTGGGCCGCGCGATCAGGCACCGAGCGGGGCCGCGTGTTGCGGTATGCCGCCGACATCATGCGGCAGCGCAATCGTGAGCTATCACACCTTGAAACCCATGATACGGGCAAACCTCTCTCAGAGACACTTGTTGCGGATGCCGCGTCTGGCGCAGATGCGCTTGAGTATTTCGGTGGGCTTGCGGGCACATTAACGGGCGAGCATATCCCACTTTCGGACGGGGATTTCGTCTATACACGCCGCGAACCTTTGGGCGTGTGTGTCGGGTTGGGCGCGTGGAACTACCCCATTCAAATTGCCAGTTGGAAAGCCGCACCTGCGCTGGCATGCGGCAATGCGGTTGTGTTCAAACCCTCGGAGATGACGCCACTGTCCGCGCTCAAACTGGCGGAAATTCTGATGGAGGCGGGCGCACCCGCCGGTCTGTTCAATGTGCTCCAAGGCGCGGGAGACGTGGGCGCGGCTTTGGTGACAGACCCACGCGTGGCCAAAGTGTCCCTCACAGGATCGGTCCCGACAGGGCGCAAGGTCTACGCCGCAGCCGCAGACGGAATACGCCACGTTACCATGGAACTTGGCGGCAAATCCCCCATTGTGGTGTTCGATGATGCGCACCTTGAAAATGCAGTCTCCGCCGCGATCAATGGTAATTTCTACTCGACCGGACAGATTTGTTCCAACGGTACGCGCGTCTTCGTTCACGATGCAATCTATGATGCCTTTGTGGCCCGCGTGGCGCAGCGCATGGACGGCGCAGTGATTGGCGATCCGATGGATGAGGCCACCACCGTTGGCCCGATGGTCTCGGCGCGCCAACGCGAGATCGTCGCGGGCTATATAACAGCGGGCCGTGAGGAGGGCGCGCGCCTTGTCAAAGGCGGGGCCATGTTGGACGGTGACGGCTTCTACATCGAACCTGCACTCTTTGCCGATGTCACGGACGAGATGCGTATTGCGCGCGAAGAGATCTTTGGTCCTGTGATGTCCGTGCTGCGCTTTCATGAGGAGGCGGAGGTCGTGGCGCGCGCCAACGCCACCGAATTTGGCCTTGCGGCGGGCGTGTTCACCAGTGACCTCACGCGCGCACACCGTGTTGCGGCCGCGTTCGAGGCGGGCACATGCTATATCAATGCCTATAATCTCACCCCCGTCGAGGCACCATTCGGGGGCGTCAAAGCCTCGGGTGTGGGGCGTGAAAACTCCAAAGCGGCGATTGAACACTACACCCAGATAAAAACCGTCTACGTCGGGATGAACGACACCGAAGCGGCGTTTTAA
- the betI gene encoding transcriptional regulator BetI encodes MARKPEEERRADLIAATIREIGATGTLNVTTSQIAKSAGVSPGLAFHYFRDKEGLFLAAMRSILSGYGADVRTALKDTKTPDERLEAIAYASFGMTSFRREAISAWVNFYALALRSDAARRLLYVYHRRLHSNLVYGLRPKVGERAPDVARRIAGLIDGLYLRYALDTKSMPARDLIASDPDGSEGSHHILRAIAAECTEVHENDDISIEHVDPDPMAPLAGPQEHA; translated from the coding sequence ATGGCCCGAAAACCCGAAGAAGAACGGCGCGCAGACCTCATTGCCGCCACTATCCGCGAAATCGGCGCAACTGGCACGTTAAATGTGACCACAAGCCAGATTGCCAAAAGTGCAGGCGTCTCACCCGGTTTGGCGTTTCACTATTTTCGCGACAAAGAGGGGCTATTCTTGGCCGCGATGCGTTCCATTCTGAGTGGGTACGGCGCGGATGTGCGCACGGCCCTCAAAGACACCAAAACACCGGATGAACGCCTAGAGGCGATTGCATATGCCAGTTTTGGGATGACGAGTTTTCGGCGCGAGGCGATTTCGGCATGGGTGAATTTCTACGCCTTGGCGCTGCGCTCTGATGCGGCGCGCCGCCTTTTGTACGTCTATCACCGCCGGTTGCATTCCAACCTTGTGTACGGCTTGCGGCCAAAGGTGGGAGAGCGCGCACCCGATGTGGCACGCCGCATTGCGGGACTGATTGACGGGCTATATCTGCGCTATGCCCTTGATACCAAGTCGATGCCTGCGCGCGATCTCATTGCATCTGATCCTGACGGGTCCGAAGGCTCGCACCACATTTTGCGCGCCATTGCCGCCGAGTGCACCGAAGTCCACGAAAATGACGATATCTCGATCGAACACGTCGATCCCGACCCCATGGCGCCCCTTGCGGGGCCACAGGAGCACGCATGA
- a CDS encoding TfoX/Sxy family DNA transformation protein: MSPARPPSASAPVSTIRNLGPASDASFARAGITSAQQLRDLGADAAYAKLLACGSQPHFIGYYALVMGLQGRPWNDCKGDEKKALRIQFDRLKAENLKNPDAPPAGIEQILNAIDTGTKR; encoded by the coding sequence ATGTCACCAGCTAGACCGCCTTCTGCGTCAGCGCCCGTTTCAACCATCCGCAACCTTGGACCCGCGTCCGATGCAAGTTTTGCACGCGCGGGGATCACGAGTGCGCAGCAGCTGCGCGACCTTGGTGCGGATGCGGCCTATGCCAAACTGCTAGCCTGTGGGTCTCAGCCGCATTTCATCGGCTACTATGCGTTGGTGATGGGCCTTCAGGGACGACCATGGAACGACTGCAAAGGCGATGAGAAAAAGGCGCTGCGCATACAATTCGACAGGCTTAAAGCCGAGAATTTGAAAAATCCGGACGCGCCACCCGCAGGCATCGAACAGATCTTGAATGCGATCGACACAGGCACAAAGCGTTAG
- the kdsA gene encoding 3-deoxy-8-phosphooctulonate synthase, translated as MTHAKSISVGNITLSNDLAFGLIAGPCQLESLDHARMLAEKIAESCAATKTPFIFKGSYDKANRSSLGGQRGLGAEQGLEILSKIRDEFGCPVLTDVHETHHCAMAAQAVDILQIPAFLCRQTDLLLAAGETGKAINIKKGQFLAPWDMDNVAAKVASTGNENIMLCDRGTSFGYNTLVSDFRGLPRMAQTGYPVCFDATHSVQQPGGNGNSSGGDRTMVPPLARAAVAVGTACLFIETHEDPDNAPSDGPNMIRIEDLGPLLGTLHAIDSVVKGF; from the coding sequence ATGACGCACGCGAAATCCATTTCAGTCGGCAACATCACCCTGTCCAATGACCTCGCCTTTGGCCTGATTGCGGGGCCATGCCAGTTGGAAAGTCTCGATCACGCGCGGATGTTGGCGGAAAAAATTGCCGAAAGCTGTGCCGCCACCAAAACCCCGTTCATCTTTAAGGGCTCATACGACAAGGCGAACCGCTCGTCTTTGGGTGGACAACGCGGCCTTGGTGCCGAGCAAGGTCTCGAAATCTTGTCGAAAATCCGTGACGAGTTCGGTTGCCCTGTGTTGACAGATGTCCATGAAACCCACCACTGCGCCATGGCGGCGCAGGCCGTCGATATCTTGCAGATCCCTGCGTTTCTGTGTCGTCAAACCGATTTGCTATTGGCCGCTGGGGAAACCGGCAAGGCGATCAACATCAAAAAGGGTCAATTCCTTGCGCCGTGGGATATGGACAATGTCGCAGCAAAGGTCGCGTCGACGGGCAATGAAAACATTATGCTCTGCGATCGCGGCACGTCCTTTGGTTACAATACGCTTGTGAGCGACTTTCGCGGCCTGCCCCGTATGGCACAAACCGGCTATCCCGTCTGTTTTGACGCGACACATTCGGTGCAACAGCCCGGCGGCAACGGCAACTCGTCGGGCGGAGATCGCACAATGGTGCCGCCGCTGGCGCGCGCCGCCGTCGCCGTTGGAACAGCGTGTCTGTTTATCGAGACGCACGAAGACCCTGACAACGCGCCCTCAGATGGGCCAAACATGATCCGTATCGAGGATCTTGGCCCGCTCCTTGGCACACTTCACGCCATCGACAGTGTGGTCAAAGGATTCTAA
- the betA gene encoding choline dehydrogenase, which translates to MHADYIIIGAGSAGCAIAYRLAQAGKSVIVIEHGGTDAGPFIQMPGALSYPMSMSRYNWGFESEPEPHLGGRKMATPRGKVLGGSSSINGMVYVRGHARDFDTWADMGADGWAFADVLPYYKRMENWDAGGHGGDAAWRGTHGPLYVSRGPRDNPLVTAFVEAGVQAGYLRTDDYNGAQQEGFGPFEATIHNGTRWSAYKAYLKPAIATGRVKVVRAFARKVVIKDGRAIGVEVARKGKIEIINADAEVIVSASSINSPKLLMLSGIGPAAHLKEHGIDVVADRAGVGQNLQDHLELYIQQAATKPVSLFKYWSLLGKAFVGAQWLFTRRGVGASNQFESTGFIRSKAGVAYPDIQFHFLPIAVRYDGKAAAEGHGYQAHVGPMRSPSRGAVTLTSSNPDDAPKIVFNYMSDPEDWRDFRTCIRLTREIFGQEAFAPYRGCEIQPGAQMQTDAQLDEFIRDHAESAYHPCGTCRMGAADDPMAVVDPTCRVIGVDGLRVADSSIFPQITNGNLNAPSIMTGEKAADHILGHTPLPREAVDTWIAPDWQQAQR; encoded by the coding sequence ATGCACGCGGATTACATCATTATTGGCGCAGGCTCTGCGGGCTGCGCCATTGCATATCGTTTGGCGCAGGCCGGAAAATCCGTGATCGTGATTGAACACGGCGGCACGGATGCGGGGCCGTTTATCCAGATGCCTGGTGCCTTGTCCTATCCGATGAGTATGTCGCGGTACAATTGGGGGTTCGAGAGTGAGCCTGAACCGCATTTGGGCGGGCGCAAAATGGCCACGCCGCGCGGCAAAGTGTTGGGGGGATCGTCCTCCATCAACGGTATGGTGTACGTGCGCGGACATGCCCGTGATTTTGACACTTGGGCGGATATGGGCGCAGATGGATGGGCCTTTGCCGATGTGTTGCCCTATTACAAACGCATGGAGAATTGGGATGCGGGCGGGCACGGCGGGGATGCGGCGTGGCGCGGCACGCACGGCCCGCTGTATGTCTCACGCGGGCCACGCGACAACCCGCTCGTTACCGCCTTTGTCGAGGCGGGCGTTCAGGCGGGCTACCTCAGAACCGACGACTACAACGGCGCACAACAAGAGGGCTTTGGCCCGTTTGAGGCGACGATTCACAACGGCACGCGGTGGTCGGCGTATAAAGCCTATCTCAAACCCGCAATCGCCACGGGCCGTGTCAAAGTGGTGCGCGCGTTTGCCCGCAAGGTTGTGATAAAGGACGGGCGTGCAATTGGCGTCGAGGTTGCGCGAAAAGGCAAGATCGAGATCATAAACGCGGACGCCGAGGTCATTGTCTCTGCCTCATCCATCAATTCGCCCAAACTGTTGATGCTGTCAGGGATCGGTCCGGCGGCACATCTCAAAGAGCATGGTATTGACGTGGTCGCGGACCGTGCGGGGGTTGGTCAAAACCTCCAAGATCACTTGGAGCTGTACATCCAACAGGCCGCGACAAAACCTGTATCCTTGTTCAAATACTGGAGCTTGTTGGGCAAAGCCTTTGTCGGGGCGCAGTGGCTGTTTACGCGCCGTGGCGTTGGGGCATCCAACCAGTTCGAGAGCACGGGATTTATCCGCTCAAAGGCTGGGGTTGCCTATCCCGATATTCAATTCCACTTCTTACCGATTGCAGTGCGCTATGATGGCAAAGCTGCTGCTGAAGGCCACGGGTATCAGGCCCATGTCGGACCAATGCGCTCGCCATCACGCGGGGCGGTTACACTCACGTCGAGCAATCCAGATGACGCGCCCAAGATCGTGTTCAACTATATGTCCGACCCCGAGGATTGGCGCGATTTTCGCACCTGTATACGCCTGACACGCGAGATTTTTGGCCAAGAGGCCTTTGCGCCGTATCGAGGCTGTGAAATCCAACCGGGGGCGCAGATGCAAACAGATGCGCAGTTAGATGAGTTTATCCGCGATCACGCCGAAAGTGCGTATCATCCGTGTGGGACATGCCGGATGGGGGCGGCGGATGATCCAATGGCCGTGGTCGATCCGACATGTCGGGTGATTGGCGTTGACGGGTTGCGTGTGGCTGACAGCTCTATTTTCCCGCAAATCACCAACGGCAACCTGAATGCGCCCTCGATTATGACCGGCGAAAAGGCGGCGGATCATATCCTTGGACACACTCCATTGCCGCGCGAAGCGGTCGACACATGGATCGCACCCGACTGGCAACAGGCCCAACGTTAG
- the choW gene encoding choline ABC transporter permease subunit: MDWLTSHKIPVGALASAAFNWISTHAEGGLDALSVALEAMIDTFLWVLQTPSPLIIIGVFVTLTWVIQRNWKTCVLVALGFLFILNQDYWEETTESLTLVISACVVCMSVGVPIGIAAAHRPRLYAVMRPVLDLMQTLPTFVYLIPAIVFFGIGMVPGLIATVIFVLPAPIRLTQLGIASTPERLTEAVRAFGGTNRDVLIKAELPYALPQIMAGLNQTIMLALSMVVIAALVGADGLGVPVVRALNQVNTALGFESGMVIVVVAIVLDRMLNWGKDT, from the coding sequence GTGGATTGGCTGACGTCTCACAAGATCCCCGTTGGCGCCCTTGCAAGTGCAGCCTTTAACTGGATCAGCACACATGCCGAAGGCGGGCTTGATGCGCTATCCGTTGCCCTTGAGGCGATGATTGATACGTTTTTATGGGTACTGCAAACGCCCTCGCCTCTCATCATTATCGGCGTTTTTGTCACCCTGACATGGGTGATCCAACGCAACTGGAAAACTTGCGTTCTCGTGGCGCTGGGGTTTTTGTTTATCCTAAACCAAGACTATTGGGAGGAAACAACCGAAAGTCTGACACTCGTCATTTCGGCCTGTGTTGTGTGTATGTCCGTGGGGGTTCCCATCGGGATTGCGGCAGCGCACCGTCCGCGCCTGTATGCGGTGATGCGGCCCGTTCTAGACCTCATGCAGACCCTTCCTACATTCGTCTATCTCATTCCCGCCATTGTGTTTTTCGGCATCGGCATGGTGCCGGGCCTGATCGCCACCGTGATCTTTGTGCTGCCCGCGCCGATCCGCCTGACGCAACTTGGCATTGCCTCGACACCCGAGCGCCTCACCGAAGCTGTGCGCGCCTTTGGCGGCACCAACCGCGACGTGTTGATCAAGGCCGAATTGCCCTATGCCCTGCCCCAGATCATGGCGGGACTCAACCAGACGATCATGCTTGCGCTGTCCATGGTTGTGATCGCGGCCCTTGTGGGCGCGGACGGGTTAGGCGTGCCAGTTGTACGGGCGCTGAACCAAGTCAACACCGCGCTCGGATTTGAAAGCGGGATGGTGATTGTGGTGGTCGCCATCGTGCTTGATCGCATGCTGAACTGGGGGAAAGACACATGA
- a CDS encoding ribonuclease activity regulator RraA — translation MPNPQPASALPLNADTLSRLKGISTATVATLLYKKGFKTCYVQGVMPLNPDSPRMVGPAFTLRYIAAREDTDPIEAFRELDHPQRVAIETCPEGHVLVMDCRQDATAASAGSILLTRLQVRGGAGVVTDGGIRDAAGAAKLDMPVFAAKPSAPTNLTKHHAIDIDVPISCGGVAVYPGDIVLGDADGTMVIPRHLANEIADEGAPMEQFEDFVLEEILRGVAVIGLYPPTDPDTLTRFEAWKAAQNA, via the coding sequence CGATACACTGAGCCGTCTCAAAGGGATCAGCACCGCGACAGTTGCCACCTTGCTCTACAAAAAGGGCTTTAAAACCTGCTACGTTCAAGGTGTCATGCCCCTCAACCCTGACAGCCCGCGCATGGTCGGACCAGCGTTTACTCTGCGCTACATCGCGGCGCGCGAAGACACCGATCCAATTGAGGCGTTTCGCGAGCTTGATCATCCGCAGCGTGTGGCGATTGAAACTTGTCCTGAGGGCCATGTGTTGGTGATGGATTGCCGTCAGGATGCAACAGCGGCCTCCGCAGGCTCGATTTTGTTGACCCGCCTTCAGGTGCGCGGCGGTGCCGGTGTTGTCACAGACGGTGGTATTCGCGATGCCGCAGGTGCCGCCAAACTGGATATGCCGGTGTTTGCGGCAAAGCCATCCGCCCCGACCAATTTGACCAAACACCACGCCATCGACATTGATGTGCCGATCAGCTGTGGCGGTGTTGCGGTCTACCCCGGTGACATCGTCCTTGGGGACGCAGATGGCACGATGGTTATCCCCCGCCACCTCGCCAATGAAATCGCCGACGAAGGCGCACCGATGGAGCAATTCGAGGATTTTGTGCTCGAAGAGATCTTGCGCGGCGTGGCCGTCATTGGTCTGTATCCACCAACAGATCCCGATACATTGACCCGTTTCGAGGCATGGAAAGCGGCGCAGAACGCCTAA